The DNA region GTCCTGAGTGCGCGGCGCCAGATAGACTTTGCCTTCCACCAACAGGCTGGCAAGCGCTGTGAAGAATTTGCGCACAGGAGATTCCGCTGCTACCTGTTCTGCCTGATTTTGGATCAATCCCAACAAGGCTTGGTTATTCTCTGCAATCATCTCATCGACATCCTTCCACGAGATCAATTGCAGATCTTCGAAGCAACGCAATGCCAACTCCTGCCCCGCCGCAAGGACTCCATACGCATCCGGCAGACGGTTCTGCAGGCTGCCAGCTTGACGTGCAAACTGCGCCGCTTTATCCACCATAGCGGGAAACTCCTTGGAAATACGCTCCCAGTTTTCTGTCAAATACTGCAAATAGAGCTTCATCGCCTGCGCCAGCAAGCCTTGTTGTGCCTTCTCCTGAAGAGCCGTCAATTTATTTTCACCATTATTCTCTGAACCTTGCATCGGCAAAATATCGCCGGGTTCCACGCCCACATACAACATGCGCCCCACGATACTCTGCCCGATCAACGGGTTCTCGGCGGTCATGATCACCAAGCTACGCGGGAAACGGGTGTTCTGCTGAGACAGGTCGGCGCGCGAACGACCACGTGCAGATCTATTCCCCACCGAGCGCACGACATGATGTCCCTTCTTGTGCATGGCACGCGCCTCCGCCAGGCTGGAGAATTGCGGTGCAAAGTCATCGATTACCAACGGAACATCTTTTGCCAGGAACATCGCCGCTTCGATGGCGGTCATGGTCGAGGTCCAATCGATCGGCGCATGGTAATCCCTGCCCTGCACAAATCCCGTCCCGAAGTGCGTCAACGCCAGATGCGCCAGTGTGGACTTGCCGCTTTGGGTGGTGCCATACACAGACAGCACCGCATTCAACGGACGCAGGCTGGTCAATGGCGCAGCATACATCGCCGCCCACAAAGGAGCGGTGACCTTGCGCGGACCGAGCTGCAGGAATTCCAGGGTGGCACGCACGGCTTCCTCTGGATCGCACTCTTCCTTCGGTAAGGCGTAATGCCGCAGGTTATTCGAGCCAAGATCCACGCGCACCTGGTCGTTCAAGCCATCCTCTCCAAGCCAGCCAGATGCAGTCAGAAAGCCGCGTTCCCCATCACAATCATGCCAGCCGGTGAAGGTATACAGCTTCTCGCGATGGACACTCTCCATCGAAACTTCCTTGATGGCACGCGCCAGGAGATAGGATTTGCCAGGCGGCAGGGTGATGATCGGACGCATGCCCCAGCTATCCGGGATCCAATCCAGCTTGTCAAAAGCTCTTGCCTCCACTTGGACGGGTTGTAGTGTTTGTCCCGAAGCCAAGCCGCCTTCAATGCTGTAACGCACGGTCGGCGGGTTGAGCCCATCATCCACCATCAGCTCGTGGCTGATGCGTGCCCAGAAATTGCCCAATGGATCGCCCTTGAAATGCAGCCGGCGTTCGCGGATCTCGGAATCCAGATATCCGTTTTCCTCTTCGCGCTGGTTCATCAAGCTCTTCAGGTCGCGTTTGGAAATGGCAAGTTTCTTTTCCACCAACGAAGAATACCGGGAGCGCAGTGTGTCGGGCAGGTCGGCAATGTGTCGGGTAATTGCTTGTAGATTTTCATCCAATTCCAATGGGGATAATGTTCGGCTGTGATCGATCATCAGGTCCAACCAGGGTTTGGAGTTGCTCAAATGCTTCTCCAGGATCGGCAAGGTCAAGCCGTTCTGCAGCCATTCGTTCATGTCCTTGGCAGGCAGGTCCGGCACGATCATCGTCAACGCGCCAAGGGTTTCACATA from Anaerolineales bacterium includes:
- a CDS encoding CHC2 zinc finger domain-containing protein — encoded protein: MELKQNAAGRKPAASQQRWTASTDKAHDTTTSNRLNLHVILSKVSLEDLAQQAGAKLHRAGNDWRGKCPLHKGENPTAFSVYVGEGGYERWHCHTKCDAGGDAIDFVQRWQGLDFMGAVKYLAESLHLDLAELGFDSVSAQREMEHRKQTDLLDEAAKYFATQLWSEAGINARKYLLGRGFTEKTLREAGWGYSRSNRGLHIHLQKENANLDIAKKLGVIRADGLDFTANGDGAKVSPDGYIVYRHTWNGKTVYFSARALKPKDPNDKSRNLPNERQVYWALVSGDPNLIIVEGQSDAESLRQLGRSALALCGVGNLAAQDNERVQKRRVLYLALDNDLHKSKLHPAEQDKVRKRKALVTRRLCETLGALTMIVPDLPAKDMNEWLQNGLTLPILEKHLSNSKPWLDLMIDHSRTLSPLELDENLQAITRHIADLPDTLRSRYSSLVEKKLAISKRDLKSLMNQREEENGYLDSEIRERRLHFKGDPLGNFWARISHELMVDDGLNPPTVRYSIEGGLASGQTLQPVQVEARAFDKLDWIPDSWGMRPIITLPPGKSYLLARAIKEVSMESVHREKLYTFTGWHDCDGERGFLTASGWLGEDGLNDQVRVDLGSNNLRHYALPKEECDPEEAVRATLEFLQLGPRKVTAPLWAAMYAAPLTSLRPLNAVLSVYGTTQSGKSTLAHLALTHFGTGFVQGRDYHAPIDWTSTMTAIEAAMFLAKDVPLVIDDFAPQFSSLAEARAMHKKGHHVVRSVGNRSARGRSRADLSQQNTRFPRSLVIMTAENPLIGQSIVGRMLYVGVEPGDILPMQGSENNGENKLTALQEKAQQGLLAQAMKLYLQYLTENWERISKEFPAMVDKAAQFARQAGSLQNRLPDAYGVLAAGQELALRCFEDLQLISWKDVDEMIAENNQALLGLIQNQAEQVAAESPVRKFFTALASLLVEGKVYLAPRTQDEEYQPPLHASPIGYYDPGPEQKLIYLRTETSLAQAKEFWRGLDENLDIMPDALRRQLRQVDGLLAQVGERQVEASKLCAGVRQRVLIVDVHQVEQLYGVSLTRSDK